The Lycium barbarum isolate Lr01 chromosome 4, ASM1917538v2, whole genome shotgun sequence nucleotide sequence acaTTACCACATTTTCCTCATGGCTACCTAAACCGGGGGTTGTACCTATTGAATACCTAAACTACCCTGAATTTATACCACATAAGCACCATTTGCCTAAATGGCAGCTCGTGTGTGTTGCACGCAAAATGGGCGCGTGAAGGGGgctattgttgttgatatggcaACTCCAACATACCCTTtctttttaataatcccaaaatctctCCTTTCTCCTCCACTTTAAGTCGTTTCTCTCTCCCCTTTCTCCTCCTTTCTCCCCCGTTTCCCTCTGTTGAAACTCTCTTGTTTCAGTTCATTTTTTTTGGTCCTTATTTCTCGATTTGAAGTTGTTGCTGGCTGTATTGTCTCTTATTTCTGTCTTGGTTCTCTCTTCTTCATAGCAATGTCACAAAATTCAGGGATTGTAGATGAAAATGTTATTTGTAATTGTGGTAATTCTTGTAATGTAAGAACTTCGAGAACAGTTAACAACCCAGGTCGTAGATTCTTTGGTTGCAAGATGCCAAAAGTGAGTACCtattttaattttgatttttggaAATTTCATTTTCGGCCAGTTTTTAGGATTTTTTGTGTTCATAATTTTCTTTAACTTTTATGTAGGATAAGGGTGGATGTGGCTATTTTAAATGGATTGATCTATCTCCAGAGGTTGAGCTTTTGAAGGAGAAGCTTAAAGAGGTTGAAGAAGAGAGGGatacattgaaatataaaatgaaggaacttggaggcaagtatgattcattGAAACAAAAATTGAAGGAAATTAAGGAAGAGAGGGACTGTGCAAAAGCCAAATTCAACAGGCTTGTCGTTGTTGTTCTATGTTTTTTACTTGCAAAAATTATCGTTGGGTAGTCTAATTATTTCCTAGTTACTGTTTGTAATGTTCCTACAAAGATTTTCTTCTATGTTTGTAGTAATGTTTTGGTTATTAGATTTTGTAAATTACTTGGCTTGTGTTTGGTGTTGTGAATTAGTCGCAAATATGACATGAATATAAATCAGCAAAGAAACATAGCAATTGTTCATTAAAATGCTAGCATCATACatagaaaagaaaatagagaCCTAGTCAACAAGTAtgacctcttcctcttcctcttgctCTTCCTTATTTTGAACATTGAATCCTATGCCCTCCCGGCACTTACACTCGCAGACCCAAATACAGAGTGTATCTCCCTCTGTCAATTGCTCGGATTCCAGAAAGTCTTTCCACCCAAGACAGAGGCGCGCGTGTTTTCCAATTTTGTAGGTCATAGTGTAACGTTTTTCTCCATAAGCAACAACGGCATGAGTTTTTGTGGTTGGTagaacatcaataatattagtAGGAAGCACCTAcaaaaaaaacatgaaaaattaCTAAACTATTGCAATAAAAATAGCAAATGAAACATGGATGCTAAATTAAACGTACGAAATCATCACTTTCTACGTATGACCATGTTAATATCTTCTCGAAGTATGCAAACATTTTTTAGGTTGAATGAACTTGTTTTAACAAGTGAATGGGATAATTTTAATGGGATGAAGAGAATGGGGATGAAGTTAGTGGGTTTTATAGATAGTTGAAATGGAAGATTAAGTGGATTAGATGAAGTTGGATGGGGTGAATTCAATGAAGTGAATTGAATTCACCCGATGTGGTGTTTGATTTATGGGCTAATCGGTTGTATTTGACTCCAACCGTCCCATTTATTTGGTTGTTGAGTATTTTGAGGAAATTTATTGTCTTCAAATGGCACAACTGCCACGGCTGTCTATTTTCCAATGGCACCTAATCCAATCCTATTAATCTGCCCTGTGCATGTTTGACTCAATGGCATAAATTGAAGAGTAGTATTGGCACAAATTTGATTAGCACTAATCGAAAAGTACCATTGCTAATGTCATTGGCACAACTGCAATGCATAATAATAAGTCTAGCTAGACAGCACTAGAAAGCACTGCTGCAGTTTACATATACTCAAGACATTGTTTTATAGACTTAAATGTGACAAATTTCCTACATTAACTACTTGTTGGAGCTTCCTTCTGCTGAAGATCTGGTTGCTTCGGATGCAGCCTTTTGGTTTCTCTTGTTGGCTCTCAATCGGGATAGTTGTGATGTGGTCATTGCATCTTTTCCTTGCCATTTCAGTCCACGAGCTTTATAACCAATATTAATATTTGTTGGTGAAGCACTCTTCAACTTTGTTGCACCATGTAGAACCCTCCCACTTGTTGTACCAGGCTTCAATTAAAATGTGAAACATTAGTAAATTGTGTTGAACAAAGATAAAGGCAAATCATAAAGTGAACTTACATTAAAGACTTGTGCTCCAGTAACCGGATTGGAGTATACACCAAAACCAGTTGTAGGCCTACTTTTATTTCCAGTAGCTGCAGCAAAACCAGCAGTAGTATATGCCCTTTTGTGGCCTGATAATGGTGGCAATTGACCTGAAGAAAAGTCTTCTCTTGCACTCACAAATGGTACCCCTCTTGCATTTGTGAATTTTTTTTCTGCCCCTTCCCCTGCCAGCTCCAACTTGAGCCCTCTTTTGTGGAGCTACTGGCACAGCCCTTGTGTCACCACAAATTGAGCTTGATTGCGAACTAGCAGTTGGATATGCAGGACTCTTTGTTCTAGACTATATTACACAATTGCAAATATAAATGATCCAAAGTGTAAGGAAAAAGTACAATTTAAATGAAGATGTAAATAACTTTTACAAGATATACTTACTGCTGGTGTTGGAGCAACAGTTTGGGCATCTCTTAGCACAGAACTTGTGTCACTACAAACAGAGCTGGATTGAGTTGGTGGATTTGGTTGAGATTGACCACCTTGCCTTTCAGTTGAGGGTATTGGTTGAGGAGGACCACCCATTCCATGCTACTAAACAGAAATAATGGGATGAAAATTAGAGACTTATATGTAACAGACTTAAGTTGAGAATATGACAAATTCAATTGTACTTACTCTTCTTCCACAGGCAGTCTTGTTATGGCCAACTTGTTTGCACAATGAACAAGTCATGTTCACACCCTTCTTTCACAGCTTTCCATATTTCTTTGGCTCATTTTTATccttcattcttttcttctttaGTCTCCCAGGCATTTTTCTTGGCACTGGAGGCTCTATTGATGGGTTTGTAgtcttaggccacatcctcatatTGGTAATAGGTTGGATGAAGTGGCTATAAGCCTTAAGAAATGTTTCCTTCCTATACCAATGCTCTACATGTGCATCAGGATCTTGATTCAAGTAATAATAAGCACAAACAGCATGAGGGCAAGGAACACCCCTTAACATCCACAGCCTACAGTCACAATATTTCTTATCCAAGTGGACACCAAATGTGAACCCACCATCTCTAATTTCAAAACCATGAACCCCATTCCATTGAACATGACACCTATTAGACAACTCCTTGTTCTCTTCCAATATTCTTCTTGCCATAGGGGAAATATCATCAATCCAAGTTTCAGCAAATTTGATCATGTCTACATGCCTATTCATCATTTTATGCCTAATTTCCTCTAACATGGTGATAATAGATTTATGTCTAGCAGCTAAGATCCAAGAATTAAAAGTCTCACACATGTTAGTTTCCACAACATCACACTTGGAATGAAACTTGAAATATGCCCTACAAAAAGTAAAAGGCTCATAATGCATAAAATCCTCCATTATCTTGGGCTTACCCAATTTGGACATTTTATCCATCTCCTCTTTAAACTTGACTTCAAAGCTAGCCTTAGAGCATCTCCAAAACTGCTTCCTTATTTCTTCTCCTCACAGGTCTTTGTGCCAATTACTCCAAACATGTCTAGCACATCTCCTTGTCTCAGCATTTGGCAGCAGCTCCAATAAGACAGGAATAAGTCCCTTCCAAAAGTGTGCAAAGTACCAAAAACAAAAGTTAAACATACTGAAATGTCCTCTACTAAACTGAAATTTTAATTAAATGGAACAGAAATGGTACCTTTTGCATGTCTGACATTACAGTCAACCCTTCACCATTTCCCAAATTCAGATCAACAATCAAGTACTTTATGAACCAATTCCAGCTATGTTTAGTCTCTATATCCACCACTGCCCAGGCAATAGGATACATTTGGTTGTACCCATTCTTGCCCACAGCTACCAATAGCTCACCCTTACAAGCTCCTTTCAGAAAACAACCATCGAATCCTATTATTTTTCTGCACTCATCCAACCAGCCTTGCTTAAATGCCTGGAAGCACACATAGAAGTACACAAAAAAGTTTTTCCCAGGTTCAGTCTCCTTATCAATTTTAACCCAACAACTACTTCCTGGATTGGTTTGCTTGATCATGTCAGCATAGTCACATAATCGGGAAAATTCCAGATTCCAGTCACCCATATTTTCTATCATAACCCTCTGTTATGCCCTGTGGCAAACAGTCCTACCAACATAAAGACCAAGCTTGTCCCTTACCAATTCCTGAATTTCCCATATCCTTA carries:
- the LOC132637770 gene encoding uncharacterized protein LOC132637770 produces the protein MGDWNLEFSRLCDYADMIKQTNPGSSCWVKIDKETEPGKNFFVYFYVCFQAFKQGWLDECRKIIGFDGCFLKGACKGELLVAVGKNGYNQMYPIAWAVVDIETKHSWNWFIKYLIVDLNLGNGEGLTVMSDMQKGLIPVLLELLPNAETRRCARHVWSNWHKDLAYFKFHSKCDVVETNMCETFNSWILAARHKSIITMLEEIRHKMMNRHVDMIKFAETWIDDISPMARRILEENKELSNRCHVQWNGVHGFEIRDGGFTFGVHLDKKYCDCRLWMLRGVPCPHAVCAYYYLNQDPDAHVEHWYRKETFLKAYSHFIQPITNMRMWPKTTNPSIEPPVPRKMPGRLKKKRMKDKNEPKKYGKL
- the LOC132638579 gene encoding uncharacterized protein LOC132638579; this translates as MSQNSGIVDENVICNCGNSCNVRTSRTVNNPGRRFFGCKMPKDKGGCGYFKWIDLSPEVELLKEKLKEVEEERDTLKYKMKELGGKYDSLKQKLKEIKEERDCAKAKFNRLVVVVLCFLLAKIIVG